In one window of Corynebacterium incognita DNA:
- a CDS encoding bifunctional UDP-sugar hydrolase/5'-nucleotidase, which yields MSTNRRFGRMLAASTAAATAFTLAPVAMAQETVEFSLSNFTDFHGHLEESVGGDLTTSEMGAARLSALAKHVNEGQEYALLSSGDNVGGSAFVSAISEDEYTIQALNAMGVDYSAVGNHEFDKGYSDLTSRIQPKSEFPILGANVYKGTERALEPYKIEELNGVKVAIVGTVTEATAQKVSPAALEGISFTDPAEETNKVAKELKASGKADVVVALMHEDAEGMKDKFSADVDVVFGGDTHQKTMGTTPMPYAQSLEYGKVLTDLDITYDKTAKKIVDVKQKQYTYEDAAALTPDAAVASIVSEAKAKAEELGENVVASVDKPMFRGSDEGKESGSNRGVESTLNNILAQASLVALEQETGQDIDFGVMNAGGVRADLAAGDVTYSEAFAVQPFGNGIAYAEFSGEEILKALENQWKAEDEKRPRLSMGLSQNVTYTYNPEAPRGEKIINVMIDGEKLDPAATYTVAGSTFLLRDGGDGYFSEGDAENLVDVGLMDVDGFIKYLKADEAAVPEGQQAVGVKAPETAEAGETITVDLSSLNYTTEGEPMATTATVALGDETVEAAIDNAAQEGDAQFGERGRASVQLTVPEDVCGEQNLLITTDSKTTVMHPITIGDPAECPEPNGGSTGSADGSSTGFGIAAIAGLIAAVLGVLNFGTDMNWNIIPAPVRKAVKDFRASMGSSR from the coding sequence GTGAGCACGAACCGCCGCTTTGGCCGTATGCTAGCTGCCTCGACTGCAGCTGCTACCGCCTTCACCCTCGCACCCGTCGCCATGGCCCAGGAGACCGTCGAGTTCTCCCTGTCCAACTTCACTGACTTCCACGGTCACCTCGAAGAGAGCGTCGGCGGTGACCTGACCACCAGCGAGATGGGCGCAGCCCGCCTCTCCGCGCTGGCTAAGCACGTCAATGAGGGCCAGGAGTACGCCCTGCTGTCGTCTGGCGACAACGTCGGCGGCTCCGCGTTCGTCTCCGCTATCTCTGAGGACGAGTACACCATCCAGGCGCTCAACGCTATGGGCGTTGACTACTCTGCCGTGGGCAACCACGAGTTCGACAAGGGCTACTCCGATCTCACCAGCCGTATCCAGCCGAAGTCCGAGTTCCCCATCCTCGGTGCGAACGTGTACAAGGGCACCGAGCGCGCTCTCGAGCCGTACAAGATTGAAGAGCTCAACGGCGTGAAGGTAGCCATCGTCGGCACCGTCACCGAGGCCACCGCTCAGAAGGTCTCCCCAGCCGCGCTTGAAGGCATCAGCTTCACCGACCCGGCAGAGGAGACCAACAAGGTCGCCAAGGAACTCAAGGCCTCCGGCAAGGCTGACGTCGTTGTCGCTCTCATGCACGAAGACGCTGAGGGCATGAAGGACAAGTTCAGCGCCGACGTGGACGTCGTCTTCGGTGGCGACACCCACCAGAAGACCATGGGCACCACCCCGATGCCTTACGCGCAGTCCCTCGAGTACGGCAAGGTCCTCACCGACCTCGACATTACCTACGACAAGACCGCTAAGAAGATCGTCGATGTCAAGCAGAAGCAGTACACCTACGAAGATGCTGCAGCGCTCACTCCGGACGCGGCCGTCGCATCCATCGTTTCTGAGGCGAAGGCTAAGGCCGAGGAGCTCGGCGAGAACGTTGTTGCGAGCGTCGACAAGCCGATGTTCCGTGGCTCCGACGAGGGCAAGGAATCCGGCTCCAACCGCGGCGTTGAGTCCACCCTCAACAACATCCTGGCCCAGGCCAGCCTCGTTGCCCTCGAGCAGGAGACCGGCCAGGACATCGACTTCGGCGTCATGAATGCCGGCGGCGTTCGCGCTGACCTCGCCGCTGGCGACGTCACCTACTCCGAGGCTTTCGCCGTGCAGCCTTTCGGCAACGGCATCGCCTACGCAGAATTCTCCGGCGAAGAGATCCTCAAGGCCCTGGAAAACCAGTGGAAGGCTGAGGACGAAAAGCGCCCACGCCTGTCCATGGGTCTGTCCCAGAACGTGACCTACACCTACAACCCGGAGGCACCGCGCGGTGAGAAGATCATCAACGTCATGATTGACGGTGAGAAGCTGGACCCGGCTGCCACCTACACCGTGGCTGGCTCCACCTTCCTCCTGCGCGATGGCGGGGACGGCTACTTCTCCGAGGGCGACGCCGAGAACCTGGTCGACGTTGGCCTGATGGACGTCGACGGTTTCATCAAGTACCTCAAGGCCGACGAGGCTGCGGTGCCGGAAGGCCAGCAGGCTGTGGGCGTGAAGGCTCCGGAGACCGCTGAGGCAGGCGAGACCATCACAGTTGACCTGAGCTCCCTGAACTACACCACCGAGGGCGAGCCAATGGCGACCACCGCCACCGTTGCCCTGGGCGACGAGACCGTTGAAGCAGCCATCGATAACGCGGCCCAGGAGGGCGACGCACAGTTCGGTGAGCGCGGCCGCGCTTCCGTCCAGCTGACCGTTCCTGAGGACGTCTGTGGCGAGCAGAACTTGCTCATCACCACCGACTCCAAGACCACCGTTATGCACCCCATCACCATCGGTGACCCGGCCGAGTGCCCAGAGCCAAACGGCGGCTCCACCGGATCCGCTGACGGTTCCTCCACCGGTTTCGGCATCGCGGCTATCGCGGGCCTCATCGCTGCTGTCTTGGGCGTGCTGAACTTCGGCACCGACATGAACTGGAACATCATCCCGGCACCGGTTCGCAAGGCTGTCAAGGACTTCCGCGCTTCGATGGGTTCCTCCCGTTAA
- the yajC gene encoding preprotein translocase subunit YajC, which produces MSTSTIILIGALVLFMLPSILVMSRERKRQQQLKEFQASLTPGKRVISGSGIYGTVVEVSEETDTVELEIAPGVQVTMARAGILRSQG; this is translated from the coding sequence ATGAGCACAAGCACAATTATTCTTATCGGCGCCCTCGTTCTCTTTATGTTGCCCTCCATCCTGGTGATGAGCCGGGAACGGAAGCGACAGCAACAGCTCAAGGAGTTCCAGGCCAGCTTAACTCCGGGGAAGCGAGTTATCTCCGGCTCGGGGATCTACGGCACCGTTGTCGAGGTCTCTGAGGAAACGGACACCGTGGAACTAGAAATTGCGCCTGGCGTCCAGGTCACCATGGCGCGCGCTGGAATCCTCCGCAGCCAGGGCTAA
- a CDS encoding DUF421 domain-containing protein, which translates to MSFWELIGQELRFQLGIAPQRILAVVLASVGIYLAFMILVKLFGSRVLVSMTASDAVIIIMFGAVAGRVIVGNPPTLASGVIGLTVLMILEAAFGTVRRYVAWSKFIDRSPVLLVYNGRMIAENQTYSHVTDSDIYSAVRKAGYGRLADVQVMILEPAGHLSVIGMDKQLNAKVFKGVRGAEKYILTDSGPDHRKRPPHKDS; encoded by the coding sequence GTGAGTTTCTGGGAATTGATTGGGCAAGAACTGCGATTCCAGTTGGGAATCGCTCCGCAACGCATCCTCGCGGTTGTGCTGGCCTCGGTAGGCATCTACCTGGCCTTCATGATTTTGGTGAAGCTCTTTGGCTCGCGGGTGTTGGTGTCCATGACAGCATCGGATGCGGTGATCATCATTATGTTCGGTGCCGTCGCCGGCCGCGTTATCGTGGGCAATCCGCCCACGTTGGCCTCCGGCGTTATTGGCTTGACTGTCTTGATGATTCTCGAGGCTGCGTTTGGCACCGTGAGGCGCTACGTTGCCTGGTCGAAGTTCATCGACCGCAGTCCCGTGCTCTTGGTCTATAACGGCCGCATGATTGCGGAGAACCAGACTTACAGCCACGTGACCGACAGCGATATCTACTCGGCCGTACGCAAGGCGGGGTACGGCCGACTAGCAGACGTCCAGGTGATGATCTTGGAGCCCGCCGGGCACCTAAGCGTCATTGGCATGGACAAGCAGCTTAACGCAAAGGTATTCAAAGGAGTCCGTGGCGCCGAGAAATACATTTTGACCGACTCGGGACCCGATCACCGTAAGCGGCCGCCCCACAAGGACAGTTAG
- a CDS encoding RelA/SpoT family protein, which yields MSARLARSLTGSKIKANPVLDPLLSIHREFHPKADVELLNRAYAKAEELHEGVFRKSGDPYITHPLAVATIAAEIGMDTTTVVAALLHDTVEDTDYSLEDLNKEFGPEVARLVDGVTKLDKVALGAAAEAETIRKMIVAMSQDPRVLVIKVCDRLHNMRTMRFLPPEKQAKKARQTLDVIAPLAHRLGMASVKWELEDLSFAILYPKKYDEVVRMVAQRAPSRDRALKEISAQVSKALKDNGIQAEVMGRPKHYWSIYQKMMVRGRDFNEIFDLVGIRILVDDINNCYAAIGVVHSLYSALPGRFKDYISSPRFGVYQSLHTTVVTGGGTTLEVQVRTHEMHYNAEFGVAAHWRYKETKGKNGSGNEEVAQMSWMRQLLDWQKEAADPNEFLDSLRYDLTAKQIFAFTPKGDVVNLPAGSTPVDFAYAVHTEVGHRCIGAKVNGKLVALESKLKSGDKVEVFTSKDPNAGPSRDWQDFIVSPRAKAKVRQWFAKEMRNENLEAGRDALAAEVQRGGLPLHRLFTASSMKQVANQLHFDDVDALYTAIGAGTISAHHVSNQLMAMFGDQDDAVDALAARTPFSELIGSKAQESADSKSGTGILVDGSPDVMAKMAKCCQPVPGDQIFGFVTRGGGVSVHRVDCSNAEKLKQEPERLMNVEWASSTPSDGAFAATLQLEALDRQGLLFELTRVMSESKLSVLSMNSQATDDHIATVRFTFTVSDTKQLGALITTLRNTEGVFDVYRVTA from the coding sequence ATGTCGGCGCGTCTCGCACGTTCACTGACGGGCTCCAAGATTAAGGCCAACCCGGTTTTAGATCCGCTGTTGAGCATTCACCGGGAGTTCCACCCGAAGGCAGACGTTGAGCTGCTTAATCGCGCCTACGCTAAGGCCGAGGAGCTTCACGAGGGAGTTTTCCGCAAGTCGGGTGACCCGTACATTACGCACCCGCTCGCAGTCGCGACCATCGCGGCGGAGATTGGCATGGACACCACCACGGTGGTGGCGGCGCTCTTGCACGACACGGTGGAAGACACCGATTACTCCCTGGAAGACCTCAACAAGGAGTTCGGCCCCGAGGTAGCCCGGCTTGTCGACGGCGTAACTAAGCTCGACAAGGTTGCCCTCGGCGCCGCCGCGGAGGCGGAGACGATCCGCAAGATGATCGTCGCCATGTCCCAGGACCCACGCGTCCTAGTGATTAAGGTGTGCGACCGGTTGCACAACATGCGCACCATGCGCTTCCTGCCGCCGGAAAAGCAGGCGAAGAAGGCCAGGCAGACCCTGGACGTCATCGCGCCGCTGGCGCACCGCCTCGGCATGGCGTCGGTGAAGTGGGAGCTTGAAGACCTCTCCTTTGCAATCTTGTACCCCAAGAAGTACGACGAGGTCGTGCGCATGGTGGCCCAGCGCGCGCCCTCCCGGGACCGGGCTCTCAAAGAGATCTCCGCTCAGGTGTCCAAGGCGTTGAAAGACAACGGCATCCAAGCAGAGGTCATGGGACGACCAAAGCACTACTGGTCGATTTATCAGAAGATGATGGTCCGCGGCCGCGACTTTAATGAGATCTTCGATCTCGTCGGCATCCGCATTTTGGTCGACGACATCAACAACTGCTACGCCGCCATCGGCGTCGTGCACTCGCTGTATTCCGCTCTGCCGGGGCGGTTCAAGGACTATATTTCTTCTCCGCGCTTCGGCGTGTACCAGTCCCTGCACACTACTGTGGTGACCGGCGGCGGCACGACGTTGGAGGTGCAGGTGCGGACGCACGAGATGCACTACAACGCGGAGTTCGGCGTGGCCGCGCACTGGCGTTACAAGGAGACCAAGGGCAAGAACGGCTCTGGTAACGAAGAAGTAGCGCAGATGTCCTGGATGCGGCAGCTGCTGGACTGGCAGAAGGAAGCGGCGGATCCCAACGAGTTCTTGGATTCATTGCGCTATGACTTAACGGCCAAGCAGATCTTCGCCTTCACTCCTAAGGGCGACGTGGTGAACCTGCCGGCCGGTTCGACGCCCGTCGACTTCGCCTATGCCGTGCACACCGAGGTGGGACACCGTTGCATTGGCGCCAAGGTGAACGGCAAGCTCGTTGCTCTGGAGTCCAAGCTGAAGTCCGGTGACAAGGTCGAGGTCTTTACCTCCAAGGATCCCAATGCCGGGCCCTCGCGGGACTGGCAGGACTTCATCGTGTCCCCACGCGCCAAAGCGAAGGTGCGGCAGTGGTTCGCTAAGGAGATGCGTAATGAGAACTTGGAGGCCGGGCGCGACGCCTTGGCCGCCGAGGTTCAGCGCGGCGGGCTGCCACTACACAGGCTGTTTACCGCGTCGTCGATGAAGCAGGTGGCCAACCAGCTGCACTTCGATGATGTGGACGCGCTATACACCGCCATTGGTGCCGGAACCATCTCAGCACATCACGTGTCCAACCAGTTGATGGCCATGTTTGGGGATCAAGACGATGCGGTTGACGCCTTGGCCGCTCGCACGCCGTTCTCTGAGCTAATCGGCTCCAAGGCGCAGGAGTCCGCGGATTCCAAGTCTGGCACGGGCATCCTCGTGGATGGCAGCCCCGATGTCATGGCCAAAATGGCCAAGTGCTGCCAGCCTGTACCGGGAGACCAGATCTTTGGTTTCGTGACCCGTGGCGGTGGAGTTTCGGTGCACCGAGTGGACTGCAGTAATGCAGAGAAGCTGAAGCAAGAGCCGGAGCGACTTATGAACGTCGAGTGGGCGTCGTCCACGCCTTCCGACGGCGCGTTTGCAGCCACGCTGCAGCTGGAGGCGCTGGATCGCCAGGGCTTGTTGTTTGAGCTCACCCGGGTGATGAGCGAGTCCAAGCTATCGGTGTTGTCGATGAACTCCCAAGCGACTGACGACCATATTGCTACGGTGCGGTTTACCTTTACGGTGTCGGACACCAAACAGTTGGGCGCGTTAATCACTACGTTGCGCAATACGGAGGGCGTGTTCGACGTCTACCGCGTGACGGCCTAG
- a CDS encoding adenine phosphoribosyltransferase yields MLTHKYATAREALLDKIRYVQDFPEEGVLFEDLTPVLADPDAFHIVVDELAAACQELGADMIGGLDARGFLLGSAVAYKLGLGVLAIRKKGKLPPPVYTEEYSLEYGSAALEIPKNGADLRGKKIVLVDDVLATGGTLVGARKLIESAGGEVAGNVVVIEVDGLGGRDKLDDRPLVVIGAEKE; encoded by the coding sequence ATGCTGACTCATAAGTACGCAACTGCGCGCGAGGCTTTGCTGGACAAAATTCGCTATGTCCAGGACTTTCCCGAGGAGGGGGTGCTGTTCGAGGATCTGACGCCCGTTCTCGCGGACCCGGACGCCTTCCATATTGTGGTAGACGAGCTCGCGGCCGCCTGCCAGGAGCTGGGCGCGGATATGATCGGTGGCCTTGACGCCCGTGGATTCCTCTTAGGTTCCGCGGTTGCCTACAAGTTGGGCCTGGGTGTGCTGGCCATCCGCAAGAAGGGCAAGCTGCCACCGCCTGTCTACACCGAGGAATACAGCCTCGAATACGGTTCGGCGGCGCTGGAAATCCCGAAGAACGGTGCGGATCTGCGTGGAAAGAAGATTGTGCTTGTCGATGACGTGTTGGCTACCGGGGGTACTTTGGTGGGCGCGCGCAAGCTCATCGAGTCCGCAGGCGGCGAGGTCGCGGGCAACGTTGTCGTCATTGAGGTTGATGGGTTGGGCGGCCGTGACAAGCTCGATGATCGTCCTCTGGTCGTTATTGGTGCAGAAAAGGAGTAG
- the secF gene encoding protein translocase subunit SecF has protein sequence MESNTVETPASRPATAATPSGFDRLYTESGGIDFIGRSKLWYWITVGLLVLSLGAIVLRGFSLSLDFEGGTKLNMPAGDLVAEQVEDTFIDATGVEPEITQIVGSGDSETLEITSERLSQEQVDKARAAIFEKYQPQDAQGKATPDAIGSSTVSESWGSSITNRMLLAMGVFLLTASLYVAVRLQRDMALAAMIALVVDGIVIAGIYALFGLEVSPAVIIGLLTVLTFSIYDSVIVFDKVNENTSGLQGQRKRTYAEEANLAVNQTVMRSISTTVISALPIVALFVIAVWLMGIGTLRDLALIQLIGVVEGIFSSIFLATPLLVSIATRRKSIKEHTASVMEYRAKGGPAAAMTDAEDAVPRAASGKRTVRSFGDPSATGVVTPASANAGDQVGDTADTDDTAGNNRGIERGGATWRP, from the coding sequence ATGGAATCTAATACTGTGGAGACCCCAGCATCCCGCCCGGCAACGGCGGCGACCCCTTCAGGATTTGATCGCCTGTACACGGAGTCCGGCGGCATCGACTTCATCGGTCGCAGTAAACTGTGGTACTGGATCACCGTGGGCCTGCTGGTCTTGTCCCTCGGCGCCATTGTGCTGCGGGGATTCAGCCTTTCACTCGATTTTGAGGGCGGCACCAAGCTGAACATGCCTGCGGGCGACCTCGTGGCCGAGCAGGTTGAAGATACCTTCATCGACGCCACAGGCGTGGAACCGGAAATCACCCAAATCGTGGGATCCGGTGATTCTGAGACCCTCGAGATTACCTCCGAACGCCTGAGCCAAGAGCAGGTGGACAAGGCTCGGGCTGCCATCTTTGAGAAGTACCAGCCGCAGGATGCACAGGGTAAGGCCACCCCGGATGCCATCGGCTCCTCGACGGTCTCTGAGTCGTGGGGTTCGTCCATCACTAACCGCATGCTGCTGGCCATGGGCGTCTTCCTTCTCACCGCCTCGCTGTACGTCGCCGTGCGCCTGCAGCGAGATATGGCCCTGGCAGCGATGATCGCGCTCGTTGTTGACGGCATTGTCATCGCCGGTATTTATGCCCTGTTTGGCCTGGAGGTTTCTCCGGCCGTCATCATCGGCCTCCTCACCGTCCTGACCTTCTCTATCTACGACTCCGTCATTGTTTTTGACAAGGTCAATGAGAACACCAGCGGGTTGCAGGGCCAGCGCAAGCGTACCTACGCCGAAGAAGCAAACCTTGCCGTCAACCAGACCGTGATGCGTTCCATTTCCACGACGGTTATCTCGGCGTTGCCGATTGTGGCGTTGTTCGTCATCGCAGTCTGGCTCATGGGTATTGGTACCCTCCGCGACCTCGCGCTCATTCAGCTGATTGGCGTTGTCGAGGGCATCTTCTCCTCCATTTTCTTGGCTACGCCGTTGCTCGTGTCCATTGCTACCCGCCGGAAGTCCATTAAAGAGCACACCGCTTCTGTCATGGAGTACCGAGCCAAAGGCGGACCGGCCGCGGCTATGACGGACGCGGAGGACGCGGTGCCTCGTGCCGCCTCCGGCAAGCGAACCGTACGCAGCTTCGGTGACCCCAGCGCAACCGGCGTCGTCACGCCTGCTTCGGCTAACGCCGGAGACCAGGTCGGCGATACAGCCGATACGGACGATACCGCCGGCAATAACCGTGGTATTGAGCGCGGGGGAGCCACCTGGCGCCCCTAG
- the secD gene encoding protein translocase subunit SecD translates to MSAKSAKPAKKRQTQPRASWPKQALAWFALIIVVIYALIFLTGNHKPNPKMGIDLQGGTRVTLVPQSEDPTQDQLKQARTILEQRVNGMGVSGSEVVINGNTLVITVPGEDTAQAQAVGQTSQLLFRPVAQPPQPDMAKLINEVEEMANRWVEWGVVPPEKANESLDQIYKALDQANTQDDAKKKKDDVKAPTVTAKPKPEPANSLEAAERRDKVTEMLLKDRQSEDPTTLSAASALLRCEPGETDPLAGSDDPAKPFAACDYSTGQPYILEPAPVLEGIDDPNGKRLTGNEIDTQKPINGGMNPQSGQMEISFAFKTGDGPNGSGTWAKLTEERLQQQVAITLDSAVISAPVIQGATPYGSSTSITGDFSQEEATSLANNLRYGALPLSFVGENGEPGGTAETVPPSLGQAALKAGLIAGLVGLIAVAIYAFINYRALALISMLTLVGAGALTYGALVLLGRWVGYSLDLSGIAGLVIGVGATADSFVVYYERIKDEMLEGRTFRSAATKAWDRAKSTIVTGNAVTLIGAVVVYFLAIGEVKGFAFTMGLTTLFDLVVSFLITAPLMILAARNPKFAKPSMNGLGGIMKLADERERVRREESSAAAPAVAATPAAEPTPEEK, encoded by the coding sequence TTGTCTGCAAAGTCAGCGAAACCTGCTAAAAAGAGGCAAACGCAGCCCCGCGCGTCATGGCCGAAGCAGGCCTTGGCGTGGTTCGCGCTCATCATTGTTGTGATCTATGCCCTCATTTTCCTCACCGGGAACCACAAACCGAACCCGAAAATGGGTATCGATTTGCAGGGTGGCACACGAGTAACCCTAGTTCCGCAGAGCGAGGATCCCACGCAGGACCAGCTCAAGCAGGCGCGCACCATTTTGGAGCAGCGCGTGAACGGCATGGGTGTGTCCGGTTCCGAGGTGGTCATCAACGGCAACACCTTGGTGATCACCGTCCCCGGTGAGGATACCGCCCAAGCGCAGGCGGTCGGCCAGACCTCCCAGCTGCTGTTCCGCCCGGTGGCTCAGCCACCGCAGCCGGACATGGCCAAGCTCATCAACGAGGTCGAAGAGATGGCCAACCGCTGGGTCGAGTGGGGAGTGGTCCCGCCAGAAAAGGCGAATGAGTCGCTGGATCAGATCTACAAGGCACTGGATCAAGCCAATACTCAAGATGACGCAAAGAAGAAGAAGGATGACGTCAAGGCACCGACGGTGACGGCCAAGCCTAAGCCGGAGCCTGCGAACTCGCTCGAGGCCGCGGAGCGTCGCGACAAAGTCACTGAGATGCTCCTCAAGGACCGTCAGTCGGAGGATCCCACCACGCTGTCCGCCGCCTCCGCGCTTTTGCGCTGTGAACCAGGGGAGACCGACCCGCTCGCCGGATCGGATGACCCCGCGAAGCCTTTTGCTGCCTGCGACTACAGCACAGGACAGCCGTACATCCTCGAGCCGGCACCAGTGCTGGAGGGCATTGACGATCCCAACGGCAAGCGTCTGACGGGCAACGAAATTGATACTCAAAAGCCGATTAACGGTGGCATGAACCCGCAGAGCGGACAGATGGAGATTAGCTTCGCCTTTAAGACAGGCGACGGACCGAATGGTTCCGGGACGTGGGCGAAGCTCACCGAGGAGCGACTGCAGCAGCAGGTGGCCATCACCCTGGACTCCGCGGTGATTTCTGCGCCGGTTATTCAGGGGGCGACGCCGTACGGCTCGTCCACCTCCATCACGGGTGATTTCAGTCAGGAAGAGGCCACTTCTTTGGCCAACAACCTGCGGTACGGTGCGCTGCCGTTGTCCTTCGTTGGTGAGAACGGCGAGCCGGGCGGCACCGCGGAGACCGTACCTCCGTCACTGGGACAGGCCGCACTTAAGGCAGGTCTGATTGCAGGACTGGTCGGTTTGATCGCGGTGGCGATATACGCCTTCATTAACTACCGCGCCCTTGCGCTCATTTCCATGCTCACCCTCGTGGGCGCTGGCGCTTTGACCTATGGCGCGTTGGTCTTGCTGGGGCGCTGGGTCGGCTACTCCTTGGACCTGTCCGGCATTGCCGGTTTGGTCATCGGTGTGGGCGCCACCGCTGACTCTTTCGTGGTCTACTACGAGAGAATAAAGGACGAGATGTTGGAAGGTCGCACGTTCCGCTCCGCTGCAACCAAGGCTTGGGATCGCGCTAAGTCGACCATCGTCACCGGTAACGCGGTGACACTCATCGGCGCAGTTGTGGTGTACTTCCTCGCCATCGGCGAGGTCAAGGGCTTCGCCTTCACCATGGGCCTGACCACCTTGTTCGACCTCGTGGTCTCTTTCCTCATCACTGCCCCATTGATGATTCTTGCCGCCCGTAATCCAAAGTTTGCCAAGCCCTCCATGAACGGCCTGGGCGGCATCATGAAGCTTGCCGACGAGCGCGAGCGTGTACGCCGCGAGGAATCCTCGGCCGCCGCTCCCGCCGTCGCCGCAACCCCCGCTGCGGAACCTACTCCTGAGGAGAAATAG
- a CDS encoding ABC transporter substrate-binding protein — MSLAACGDGGGGNIAGPEESKSTDFFGYQVNAELETTNAATAFGAANQAQLLAGRLYPSAYVPGPSGQMIPNTDLVEAVEHTGDSRKVVYTINPEAAYSDGEKITCDDFYLSYKAGSDAARFGSHVPLMEQVETFRCAPGAKKFSVSFKKDMGQRWRHLFGPGTVMPAHAIADKAGVEKRELTEALKNDNAAVVDKAAKAWRYGFHLDDFDPAIQVSSGPFKIDKVGEQGEVVLVTNDSYYGDKPTLKTLVVWPKSADSAAIQQEQGLQILDADKKEPEWWDRNAPDNPFTSESLVGELTDTLVLSDAGTLGQQWARQAFNACVDQKGLAAASSKYSGVKVPPVYYHVIRHADPMHHQLDSTVKEFKGVDKAAAAGLSGNEIKVGYVGPDDRKKAMVESLQRSCEPAGITIKDVSSESTTQLDLQPGADGNPAIDVFLGEVDPLTEHSDLTAEEFNAKDLAAAEKQMWEDLKSIPVAAEPRVFLMDRNVRNVVPYTGLSGIGWNMDRWEYPEDDSGND, encoded by the coding sequence ATGTCGCTCGCAGCGTGTGGTGATGGTGGGGGCGGCAACATCGCGGGTCCTGAGGAATCGAAATCCACCGATTTCTTTGGGTACCAGGTCAACGCGGAGTTGGAAACGACTAACGCTGCAACCGCTTTTGGTGCGGCAAACCAGGCACAGCTGCTTGCGGGCCGTCTTTATCCTTCGGCCTATGTACCGGGCCCCTCGGGGCAGATGATCCCGAATACTGACCTGGTGGAGGCGGTCGAGCACACCGGGGATTCGCGGAAGGTGGTGTACACCATCAATCCGGAGGCGGCATACTCCGATGGGGAGAAAATCACGTGCGACGACTTTTACCTCTCTTACAAGGCAGGTAGTGATGCAGCGCGCTTTGGTTCGCACGTCCCGCTCATGGAGCAAGTAGAAACTTTCCGCTGCGCCCCGGGCGCCAAGAAGTTTAGCGTGTCGTTTAAGAAGGACATGGGTCAGCGCTGGCGTCACCTTTTCGGCCCCGGCACCGTGATGCCTGCGCACGCTATTGCGGACAAGGCGGGGGTGGAAAAACGAGAACTCACCGAAGCACTAAAAAACGACAATGCTGCAGTGGTAGATAAGGCAGCCAAGGCGTGGCGTTACGGTTTTCACCTCGACGACTTCGACCCCGCGATCCAAGTGTCCAGTGGTCCTTTCAAGATTGACAAGGTAGGTGAGCAAGGCGAAGTTGTACTTGTGACCAATGACTCCTACTACGGCGACAAACCCACACTCAAGACTTTGGTGGTCTGGCCGAAGTCTGCGGACTCTGCCGCGATCCAACAGGAGCAGGGCCTGCAGATCCTGGATGCCGACAAGAAGGAGCCGGAATGGTGGGATCGGAACGCTCCTGACAACCCGTTTACCAGCGAGTCCCTGGTGGGTGAGCTCACCGACACTCTGGTGCTGTCCGACGCCGGGACGCTCGGTCAGCAATGGGCCCGCCAGGCCTTCAACGCTTGCGTTGACCAAAAGGGACTCGCCGCGGCTAGCTCGAAGTACTCTGGCGTGAAGGTACCTCCTGTGTACTACCACGTCATTAGGCACGCGGATCCCATGCACCACCAGTTGGACTCCACGGTGAAGGAGTTCAAGGGCGTCGACAAGGCGGCGGCCGCAGGTCTGAGCGGGAATGAGATCAAGGTCGGCTACGTTGGCCCTGATGACCGCAAGAAGGCGATGGTCGAGTCTCTCCAGCGCAGTTGTGAACCCGCCGGAATCACCATTAAGGACGTGTCCAGCGAGTCCACTACTCAACTGGACCTCCAGCCGGGCGCGGATGGAAACCCGGCCATAGACGTGTTCCTTGGCGAGGTGGATCCTCTCACTGAACACAGCGACCTGACTGCCGAGGAGTTCAACGCCAAGGACTTGGCCGCCGCTGAAAAGCAGATGTGGGAAGATCTCAAGTCCATTCCGGTGGCTGCTGAACCACGTGTATTCCTCATGGATCGCAACGTGCGAAACGTCGTACCGTACACTGGTCTCTCGGGAATCGGTTGGAATATGGACCGCTGGGAATACCCCGAGGACGACTCTGGCAACGACTAA